The genome window CTTGGAGCTTGACCTGGTCCTGCTTGCCTGCGTGATAGGCCGCCTCTGCCCGAGCCAATCGTTCTTCAGCCGGGGCGAGCCAAAGCGAAGAGATGCCCGCGCTCATCCCAAGAGAAAGCACCGTCACGAGCGCCAACGAAACTAACGCCCATTGAGCCGGCCGCGAGACCGAAGGCACCGTCAGACCGAATAGCGCCATTTGCGATCTTTCTTTAGAATGCCGGTCGATAGACGACCGTGAGATTGAATTCCACACCCTCCGATCCCGACGTGCGGGCATGCCCCGTCGAGCCCTCTCGCTTCTTCTGCACATGATGGTCAGCCAGCGTTGCATTCCGAAATGCGCCGTGACTCTGCAGGCGATCCACCAGCGCCGTGAGATCCCGGAGCGTCGGCGCCGTCCCATGTAGCGCCACCGTGGACTCCTGAAAATTCAGTCGAACGGAACTGACGGACACCCGTGGCGGCAGAGCCTCTTCGAGATCGCTCAACAGCCTGGCCCACGAGAAGGCGCGCTTGTCGGCCAACTGATTGGCAAACGTCACCTCCCGGGTGATCTTGGCGATCTGCTGTGGCGAGAGCGTCAGCCTGTCTTGTTGCATCCGCTCGGCAAACCGGCGATTCAGTTCCTTGGTCCGTTCGGCCGCCGTTTCATAGCGGACGGCCGCTTCTTCGATGGTCCGACTCTCCCACCACCACCAGCCGGCGGTTGTCAGCGAGCCCAGGATGACGACGGCCAGCACGTCTTGAAGACCTTTCACTATTGTGATGTCTGGAGAGATCAAGGAAATGTGCAGTCGGGGGAGCGAGGCGGACCGGGACGGTGCTCGCCACACAGAGGACGACACTCGCGCGGAGAACCATCTGATTATCGGGACGCGTGCCTTCACCGAGCCCTCACATCGCCATGACGCTTGCTAAGGCCGACCACCCGGCGCTCGACAGTACTGATGGGAGGCCGCGGATCGCTAACGCTTGCCGGTCCGGGTGCACGACGTCGACCCAGCGAACCGGGTCGAGGACCGGTTTGGCCGCCGGTGATTCGGTTGCTGGCCCCTCCGTCCCGTCCAGCAAAAACAATGGCGTCGTGCCGGCGTCGGTTCCCTCGCTCGGTCTGGGATACTGGTCCTCGTAGAACTGGACGGTGCCGATCAATGCCGCAGCCAGATCCGCCGTCGCGCAGCGAGTCGGTTTGAGCCGGAGGAACACCGGTCGGGCGCCGCGCACGGCGAGAAATGCCACGTGCTCATAGCTTCGATGAACGAAAAACAGCTCCTCGGCGGGCGTCATTACGGAACGCCAGAGATCAAACAGTTGGAGCGTAGCGAAGCCCACCGACACCGGCAGCAATCCCGCTGCCGCGCAGACCTGTTCATACTGAGCCAGAATGTCCGGCCGGATAGCGGCGACAAGCACCCGGTGGCCCCCGGCCCCCGGCACTCGTGCCCCGGCGCGCGATCCGGGGCCGCCAAAGACCCGATAGGCAAGCCGCAGGGTTGCAGCCGACGCGTTGAGTTCCTTCTGGAGCCGCCAACGGAGGAGGGCCTCCCGGTCGGCCTTCGCCGGGGGCAAGGTCTCAAACTCGCAGAGGATGATCTGGGCGCAGCGATCAGGCAGACTCACGGCCACCGGCGCCACGCCGGCCGACCCCTTCAGCATCCGCACTTCATGCGCGACCACCTCCGGGTCTGCCATATTGAGTTCGCTCGCCGAGGGTCGCAGCAGGCCCGGCAGGAGAGGCCGATCGCTGATCCGACGGACCCTCGGTTTCGCGAACCACGGCCGCCGAATCTCAACGACGCTCAATGCTTCCGCGGAAAAGCTCAGGCCCAACCGCGGCCGGTGGACGGGAAACAACGCCAACATGGCATGTCACCCCACAAACGTCATCCGATTGACTTCACTCAGGGTTGTCTCTCCCTTCAAGACCTTTTCGATGCCCGCTTCGCGCAGCGTGGTCATACCGTCCGCCAGCGCCGCTCGCCGAATCTCCGAGGTCGGTCGCCGATCCAAGATCAGTTCCTTGATGGGCTCAGTGAGCGACAGAAACTCCGTAATGCCGTGGCGGCCCCGATACCCGAGGCCGTGACACTCTAGACATCCTTTGCCTTCATAGATCGGTCGATCCTTGAAGAGCTGATAGTCGAAGCCGAGTTGCTTGCAGTGCGCCGGCGAGACGGTCACGGCGATCTTGCAGGAAGGACAGATGGTCCGCACCAAGCGCTGCGCCATGATGCAGTTCAGGGACGACACGAAATTGTACGGCTCGATTCCCATGTTGACGAACCGGCCGATCACATCGAAGGCGTTGTTCGCGTGCACAGTGGTAAAGACCAAGTGCCCGGTCAGCGCCGACTGAATGGCAATCTGTGCGGTCTCGGCGTCGCGAATCTCCCCGACCATGATCTTGTCCGGGTCATGGCGCAGAATCGACCGCAGCCCACGCGC of Nitrospirota bacterium contains these proteins:
- a CDS encoding PilN domain-containing protein, which produces MKGLQDVLAVVILGSLTTAGWWWWESRTIEEAAVRYETAAERTKELNRRFAERMQQDRLTLSPQQIAKITREVTFANQLADKRAFSWARLLSDLEEALPPRVSVSSVRLNFQESTVALHGTAPTLRDLTALVDRLQSHGAFRNATLADHHVQKKREGSTGHARTSGSEGVEFNLTVVYRPAF